The sequence CCACGAACATTAGCATCAGGATGCTTTGCGAGAATTGAACAAACTTCAATAGCCTCATCAATGTTGGCCTCATTGAGAGAAATGGCAACAACCAAATGAAGCAATTCGTTTGGTTGATTGCGATTCAATGCAGCTAGGGTTGAGTCTGATGCCATGCCAAAGATTGCCTAACGTTAAGTAGACGTCCTATTTGACGTGATTAATCACGTCATTGTGACGCATAAAATGAATGACTGTTTCTGTAGGGCTTTGATTTAAAAGGATGTATCGTTTCGTGGGCGCGTTAGACATCCTAATAGATTGTGCAAAGCCGTCAAGATTATGAGGCCAACCCGTAGGTTCTCACCGAGGTAGTCTTGAGACCGTGCTCCACAGACCTCAAAGCCCAAATGTACTTGTGCTGGGCAGTGTAGGCATCATCCAAATGGGTGAGACGGAGGGACTTTGGGTAGCCGAGCGCTAAAGCGTGAAACACTGTTAAGCCATGTTTCCTGATCTGGACCGTGACAGTTCTAGACGGGTATTGGCGAGCGAGGGCGGGTAATATTGATAAAAAAACAATGAGTTAGATCGAGCTTGTAATCAGCAGGTCATCCGTTCGATTCGGATAGTCGGCACCAAACCAGACAAAGGCTTAGCCCTCCGGGCTAGGCCTTTGTTGCATTCTGGCGTTGTGAAAGTGGGCCCGTCGGCCTACCGGGTTGGCTTGATGCTGTGTCTAGCCGAGCACCGCCTCTGCCATGCCCGCGTAGAGGGGGATGCCGAGTAGGATGTTGAGCGGGAAGGTAATACCCAGCGACATGCCGATATAGAGCGAGGGGCTGGCTTCGGGGATGGCGACGCGCAGGGCGGCCGGCACGGCAATGTAGGAGGCGCTGGCGGCAAGCACCATCAGCAGGGCGGCATTGCCGGCCTCGACACCCAGCAGGGCGGCGAGCAGCAAGGCGAGGGTGGCGTGGGCCAGGGGGGCGGCAATCGCATAAGCCGCGAGCCAGGGCGAGCTTTGGCGCAGTTGGGGCAGTTGGCGCGCAGCCAGCAAACCCATGTCCAACAGGAAGAACGCCAGCATGCCTTTGAACAGGTCGCCAGAAAAAGGCTGCATGGCGGCTTTGCCGGCGTCGCCGGTCAGCAGGCCTACCACCATGGCACCGATCAGCAAGAGCTGAGCGCCATCCGTCAGCGACTCATGCAGTAGCTTGCCAATCGCAGGGCGCGGTCCGGGTGTGGTGGCCAGTGCCGCGACACCGTTCCCCATGGTGGCAAGCTGGGCCTGCTGACGCAGTTGATTGGCGAGGATCACGGCCAGGATGATGGCTGGCGACTCCATCAGCGCCATGGCGGCGGCCATGTGACCACCGTATTCGATACCTCTGTTATCCAGGAACTGGGTGGCCGTGATGAAGGTCACCGCGCTCACCGAGCCGTAGGTGGCGGCAATGGCGGCGGCATCCAGTGGTGCCACGCGTCGCTTGAGCACCGTGTAGCCGACAAGCGGGATGATCACGGCCAGCGCAATGGCAATCAGCAGGCTGCGGACGACTTCCACCGTGAGCCCGGTCTGCGCGAGCGCGAACCCGCCTTTGAGACCCAGCGCCATCAGCAGATACAGAGACAGAAACCGGGAGATAGCGGGGGGGATTTCCAGATTGGATTTCAGCAAGCCAGCCAGCACGCCGAAGATGAAGAACAAGATGGCGGGATCCAGCAGGTTTTGCATACGAGCGCTCCAATCGAGGAATGGGCGGCATGCTAAGCGGCCTTTGGAATCATGTAAAATCGATATTAATGTTTGTTTTCATAGATAAAAGATTATGAACGTCACTTTCCGGCAGCTGCAGCTGTTCCTGGCTTTGGCGGAGCACGGCAGTATCAGCGCGGCGGCCAAAGCGTGTCATGTAACCCAGCCTACGGTGTCCATGCAGCTACGCGAGCTGTCTGAAAGTGTGGGCCTGCCGCTTTATGAGGTCGTCGGCAAGCGCATCTCCTTGACGGAGGCCGGGCACCAGCTGGTGGAGACGGCGCAAACCATGCAGCGGGCTTGGCGGGAGTTCGGCGAGCAGATCGATCAGATGCAGGGCTTGCAGCGTGGGCGGCTCAAGGTGGCGGTGGTGAGTACGGCCAAGTATTTCGTGCCCGCTCTGCTGGGCGCGCTATGCCGGGCGCATCCAGCGGTGGATGTCAGCCTCTCGGTCCTGAATCGGGATGGCGTCTTGGGCAGGCTAACCCGTAATGAAGACGATCTGTACATCATGTCCCAGCCACCACAGGATGCGGAGATCATGGCCGAGGCCTTCCTGAGCAATCCGCTGGTGCTGATTGCGGCCCGCGATCATCCGCTTGCCGGGCGCGGTGCGACAGATCTGAATGCCTTGCGGCAGGAGCGATTCATTCTGCGCGAGCCGGGTTCCGGTACACGCCGTGCGGTAGACAAACATTTCGCTGCGCTGGGTTTTGATCCCTCCATCCGCATGGAGTTGGGCAGCAACGAGGCGATCAAGCACTCCGTGGCGGCAGGACTGGGCCTGGCCGTGTTGTCACGCCATGCACTCCATAGTGATCCCGCCTTGGATGGTCTGGCTATCTTGCCGGTGGCACAGTTTCCGATCGAAGCGAACTGGTACATCGTGCACCTCAAGGGCAAACGCCTGTCACCGATCGCAACCGAGTTTCTGGCGCATTTGCGCGAATATGCGAGTGGCTTGCCCGGTGGCGCAGCGGTGCTGCCTTAGTCTGGCCGTGGCGTGGTGCCGGGCATGGTGGGCATGCATGGCAGCTGGTGTTTTGGCTCAAGGCACTAGCAAGCGCCCATCACTGACGTGCCACTGGCGATCGCAAGCCGCGGCAATCTCGGGATCATGGGTGCTGATCAGGAAGGTGGTGCCTTCCTGCTGGTTGATCTGACGCAGCAGGGACATCACATTCCGGCTGTTTTCGCGATCCAGATTACCGGTGGGCTCATCGCCAAAAACCAGTAGCGGTGAAGCAACCAGAGCGCGAGCAATGGCGACGCGCTGTTTTTGCCCGCCAGATAGCTGCCCGGCGGGACGCCTGGCCATGTCGGCCAGCCCCACGGCCGCCAGCAGATCGCCCGCGCGTTGGCGCAGGGCAGGGTGCAGGCCGCCTTCCACCGTAGCCAGTGGGAAGGCCACGTTCTCCAGTGCGGAAAAGTCCGGGAGCAGGTGGTGGAACTGGAAAACAAAGCCCATCTTTCGCAGGCGTATACGTGCGCGCTCGGTCTCTGTCAGGGTATCGACACGCTGGCCATCGATGTGCAGCTCGCCTTCACTGGCCCGTTGCAGCAAGCCCAGTATCCCCAGTAGCGTGGACTTGCCGCTGCCCGAAGGGCCAAGCAGGGCCACCATGTCCCCTCGCTGGAGTGTTACGTCGATGCCCTTGAGCACGGTGGTGTCACTCTCGCCATCCCGGTAACGCTTGATGAGGCCTTGGGCAGTCAGGATCGTCGAAGTCATGTGCCGATGGCCTCCAGAGGATCGAGCTTTGCAGCGCGCCAGGCAGGCAAGGTCGCGGCCAGTGCACCGATGACCACGGCGGCGCTGATCACGATGAGGTAACCACCTTGTTGAGGGTCGATCGGGAGTGCTTGCGTGCCATCGGCACGCTTGAGCGTGGCCAGAAAGCTGCTGAATCCCCAACCCACCAGCGCGCCGCTTACGCCCCCCAGCCAGCCTATCCAGATCCCCTGTTGCAGGAAGACACTGAAGACAAAGCGCCGGGGCACGCCCGCGCTGCGCATGATGCCGATCTCGGCCTTGCGCTTCTGGGTAGACAACAAGAGGCTGGACGCAATGACGAGCAGCATGGTGAGCAGGGAAAATGTCTGGATCATGCGCCCCGTATTGCCTTGTGCCGTGAGCGCCTGCTTGAGCTGGGTGTTCTTCTCGGTCCAGTCGTAGACCTTGAGACCCGTTTCGCGACGGAGTTGTGCGGCCAGCACGGGCGCGGCTGCGGGGTCCGCGAGCTTGAGCTGGATGCGGCTGATGCCGTTATCGAGCCCGGCCAGTACGCGGGCATTGCGCAAGTGCAAATAAACGATCCGTTCATCCACGGACGAGATCCCCAGCTTGAAGATGCCGGCAATCCGCAGGCGTACCGCCGTGTCGTTATCCCCCCGCAGGGTAAGCACGCTACCGGGGCGGAGCCGGAGCTTGTTGGCGAGATCGCGGCCGATCAGCACCTCGCCGACCGACAGCGTAGCCTTGCCTTCTTGCAGGGTACCTGCCAGATCGGCAATCAGGGATGCGCGTTCCGGCAACACGCCGATATAACTCACCGGGCTGGATGCGCCGCTACGGCGCACGAAGCCAGCGCCGGTGACCTCGGGCGAGGTGCCGATCACGCCGGGCAAAGCATCAAGCCGTGCTGACAGGGCTGTCCATTCGCGAATCTGCGGGCGTTCTAGTTCAAGCACCTGCTCCGCCAGCAACTGGGTCGCCGTCGAGCCGGGCTCGGTCCAGTCCGCACGGATGCCTGCGGGCTCACGTTCCAGCGTGATGTGCGCGATATTACCGATGGTCTGGCGTGTCAGTGTGGTGGCCAAGCCATTGATCAGGCTGGTGATGAACACGAAGGCCAGCACCGCAACGCCAACGCCGGCGAGCAAAAGCGCCGTTTGCAGCGGAGACGACCACAGGTAGCGCAGTGCCACCCGGGTAGAGAAGGGCATCATTCCGTCACCACGCCGCGCAATGGCGGTGCAGGCACTGCACGGGGAGACAGGACCAGTTGCTCGCCGGCACGCAGGCCAGCCAGAACCGCCACACGCTCGGCTGGCCAATCCCGGAAGCGGATCGTGCGCCTTACGGCTTTATCGCCCTGCAATACCAGCACTTCCCCCGTACCCTGCGCGGCAGCCTGAGCGGTGCTGCCCGAGAGCAGCGCGGAACGGGGAATCGTGATGCTGTCCGGCAGCGTAGCGACACGGATGATCAGGTCCATGCTGCGGCCAATGGGTGCAGCCAATGACTGCTTGGGCGTGATGCGGACCAGTCGGCCACCGGTGGCCGTGTCCACGTCCGGGGCCAGATAGGAAACCGACCCATCCAGTTGCTTATCCTGCCAGCGTATCTTGGCGGCCATGCCGGGGCGCAACTGGTCGGCGATGGCTTCGTCGATATCGGCTTCCAGCAACTGGGTATGCGGGCTGGCCAGCTCCATGATGCCGTTACGACCATCCACGATGGCACCGGGATCGGCTAGCCGACGCAGCACGATCCCGTCCATCGGGGCGAGAATCCGTGTCTCTTGTTGCTTTGCAACGGTTTCGCGCGTTCCGGCGGTGCTGGCTGCAAGCGCGGCGCGTGCCTGGGCGAGCTCCGACTCGCGTCGTGCCAGCGCGGCATCGGACAGGAATCCTTGCTGCTGCAGGCGACGCTCTCGCGCCAGATCCTGCTCAAGCTGGGCTACCTGCGCAGCAGCCTGATTGCGCAAGGCGCGGGCCTGCTCGTTCTGTGCGGACAGGGCGAGTACGCTGACGGTGGCCAGCAGCTGCCCTGATTTCACCATGGCGCCTTCCTCGGCATGCAGGGCCTCGACCCGGCTGCTGAGCAGCGGCGCCACAGTCACCCGATCCTGCGCCTGCAGCCGGCCGGTCAGGCCCAGATCCAGATTGACTTCACTGGGGCGCAGCACCTCAATCGGCACCGGTTTGGGTTGGGCCGCACGTTGCCAGACGAGGACCGCAGCCAGCGCAAGCAGCAAACAGCCGATACCGATGTAGTGTCTCTTTTGCATAAAACACCTTTACGTATAATACAATTATTGTACGTCAAAACGATTCAGGGTGCGCAAGCCGTGGCTGGGCGCGAGAGGGGCAAGCATGGCACCGTTGCACGTGGTCTGGTTCAAGCGTGACTTGCGGGTTCGCGATCATTGGCCGCTATACCGCGCCATGCAAGCCGGTCAGGTGATTGCACTGTACGGTGAGGAGCCCGCCCTGCGTGCGCTGCCGGATTTTTCGGATCGGCATCGGCTGTTCATCGACCAGAGTCTGGCCGAGCTGGCGCATGACTTGTCCCGCTTAGGCGTTCCTTTGTTCAGGTGGGCCGGCGAGGTGGTGGATGCCCTGCAGGTTTTGCGCGCGTGCCATCCGCTAGCGGGTTTGTGGAGTCATGAGGAAACCGGCAATCTCGCCAGCTATGCCCGTGACCGGGCAGTCGGGCGCTGGTGCCGTGACCAAGGTGTGCCCTGGCAGGAGATCCCGCAGTTCGGCGTGGTGCGTCGTCTGGCCAGTCGCGATGACTGGCACGCGCACTGGTCCGCCTTCATGGCCTCCCCGATCGCGCCACTACCGCCGCCGCAAGCAACGCCGCTGCTGGTGCTGCACGACGATACCCGCTGGCAGCGGGTCCAGCCTCAGGCGGCACGGCTGGAGACTGCCGCCCAGCCCGGTGGTCGTCGTGCTGCGGTCGGTGTACTGACCGATTTTCTGACCGCGCGTTGCCAGCAATATCGCGGCGGCATCTCCAGTCCGCTGCGCGCTCCCACCGCGTGTTCACGCTTATCGCCATATCTTGCCTGGGGCAACCTGTCGGTACGCGAGGTCCTGCAGGCAACCCGTCGTCAGGCCCTGGCCTTGGGTGAATCGGCTGAGCACGCCCAGGCATGTGTGTCTTTGCGTCAGTTTGAATCCCGCTTGCATTGGCACTGCCATTTCATCCAGAAGCTGGAAATGGCACCCGCGCTGGAACAGCATTGCCTGCATCCGGGCTACGAGGGTCTGCGTGAACCCGGCTTGGCGGGTCCGCACTATGCTTCCTGGGCTGCGGGAGAGACAGGCTACCCACTGGTGGATGCCTGCATGGCCATGCTGACCCGGACAGGGTGGTTGAACTTCCGCATGCGCGCCATGCTGGTCAGCTTTGCCAGTTACAACCTCTGGCTCCATTGGCAGGCGCCTGCGTGGCACTTGGCGCGTCTGTTCACCGATTACGAGCCGGGTATCCACTACCCGCAGATACAGATGCAATCAGGGGTCACCGGTATCAATGCCTTGCGCATCTATAACCCCATCAAGCAGGCCCAGGATCATGATCCGCACGGTCATTTTGTCCGCCGCTGGCTACCGGCATTGCGCCGTGTGCCGGATGCGTGGCTGTTCCAGCCCTGGTTGATGCCGGCATCGTTACAACGCCAAGTGGGGTTTCGCCTTGATGTGGACTACCCCGCACCGATAGTGGACTTCGATCAAAGCTACCGCGAAGCCAAGGCACGGTTTGCCCTGTGGCGACAGCAGCCGGGGATGCGTGAGATGGCCCGGCAGGTGTACGAGCGTCACGGTAGCCGGGCCAAGCAGCCCGTGCGTACTGCGCCGCGCGCCGCTTCCGGGCGCCAGTTGGGTCTGTTTCCCGAGGGAGGCAAGTCATGAAAATGCGCAAGAAGTCGATGCTGCCTACCAAGCTGTGTGTTGCCTGTGCCCGACCGTTCAGCTGGCGCAAGAAGTGGGCTGCCGTATGGGATGAGGTCCGGTATTGCTCCGAACGCTGTCGACATGCGCGAAAAGGGGGCTGACATGACACGACGAATCTGGTGGGTGCGCCGTGATGCCCGACTCCATGATCAGCATTGCCTGGCGGATGCCGCTGATCTGAGCGCCCTGCTGCCGGTGGTGGTGCTCGACGATACGGCGATACAGCCCGTCAGCATTGACGGGGTCAACCTGGGTTTTACCCGCCGCAGTGTGCGAGCCCAGCAATTCGTGCTGTCGGGCTGGCAGGCGCTGCGGTCGGCGTTGCGCGCACGCGGGAGTGATCTGCTGGTGTTACGCGGCCAGCCTGCCGTGTGCCTGGCTGAGCTGGCAAAGGTCTGGCGTGCGGATGAACTGGTGTGCAGTGAAGCCCAGGGCACCGAGGAGGCCGCCCAAGCGCAGGCACTGGCGTCGGCGCTGGCCGCCCGGGGCGTGGCGTTCAAATCGATCTGGCAGCACACCTTGCTGGCACCGTCGCAGTTGCCGTTCAGGCTCGACGACTTGCCGCGCGTTTTTACCGTGTTTCGTCAGGCGCTGGATCGGCAAGGCTGGGCAGCCGTGCCGCCACTGCCGGCGCCCAGCTGTCTGCCGCTGTGTGACCTGCATCCGGTACCCGGTCAGGTGTCCTTGCCGCACCCGGTTGAGCTGGATACCGATGTGCGGAGTGTCTTTCCCTTTGCGGCAGGGGAGTCCGCCGCCCTGCAACGCATGACCGACTATCTGTTCGGGTCGCAAGCAGTGCGGCATTACAAGGACAGCCGCAATGGCTTCATGGGGACGGACTATTCCAGCAAGTTTTCTCCCTGGCTGGCGCAGGGGCAGCTGAGTCCGCGTACTTTGCTGGCGGCCATTGAGACCCATATGGCCCAAGCGGGCCGGCATGAATCGGCCGAGTGGCTGGTGTTCGAATTGTTGTGGCGCGATTTCTTTGCCTGGAGTGCTGCGCGTCATGGTCGCCGTCTGTTCACGGTCACGGGCATGCAAGGTCAAACGCGGAACTGGCGCCATGACCTGAGCGATTTTGCGCACTGGTGTCAGGGGCAAACCGGTGATGCCCTGGTGGATGCAGGGCAGCTGGAACTCATCACTACCGGCTACATCGGCAACCGCGCGCGCCAGAACATGGCCAGTTATCTGATCCATGATCTGGGTATAGATTGGCGTTGGGGAGCGGCCTGGTTCGAGCACCATTTGCTCGACTACGACCCGGCCAGCAATTATGGCAACTGGCAATACTTGGCCGGTGTGGGCAATGATCCCCGCGCGGTGCGCCGCTTTGATACCCGTGCGCAGGCCCGGCGCTATGATCCGGAAGCCGCCTACCGGCAGACTTGGCTGTGCCATGAGTGAGCTGCGACTGATTCTGGGCGATCAGCTTAACGCTGGGCATAGCTGGTTCCGCCAGCGCGATCCCGCGGTCTGCTATCTCCTGATGGAGGTGCGCAGCGAGACGGACTATGTGCGCCACCATGCGCAAAAGGTGCTGGCGATCTTCGCCGCTATGCGCCGGTTTGCCGCGGCACTGGAACAGGCTGGCCACCGCGTGCAGTACCTGCGGATTGATGATCCGGCCAACCGCCAGAGCCTCGCCGCCAATGTGCAGGCGTGCCTGGCGTCGGGTGTGTTTTCCTGCTGGTCACGCATGCAAGCCGATGAATGGCGTGTGGAGTCGGCGCTGCAGTCACTCCAGACAGACTTGGCGCTGCCTTGCGATGTGGTGGACAGCGAGCACTTCCTTAACGCCCGCGATGCGCTGGCCAGCGCATTCCGGCAGCGCGTACCGCGCATGGAGACCTTCTACCGCGCCGAACGCCAGCGCTGGCAGTGCTTGCTGGAACCGGATGGCACCCCTATGGGCGGGCGCTGGAACTTCGATACGGAAAACCGTGCCCGCTGGCAGGGAGAACCGGCGGCGGTGGACTGGCCACAGGGTGGCCACGATCTGCGTGATCTCTGGGCGACCATTCGGCAAAGCGGCATCCAGACCTTGGGCGAGCCAGATGCCGAACACTGCCGCTGGCCGCTCACACGCCGTGAGGCGCGCACTTGGCTGCAGCACTTCATTACCCACGCCTTGCCGCATTTTGGGCGCTTTCAGGATGCCATGAGCACGCGCTCATCGACCCTGTTTCATTCCGGTTTGAGCTTTGCCTTGAATATCAAGCTGCTGAATCCGCGTGAAGTGATTGAAGCGGCGGTTGGCGCCTATCTGGCGGGCAAGGTCGCACTGCCCAGTTGCGAGGGCTTTGTCCGGCAGATTCTGGGCTGGCGGGAATATGTGCGAGGGGTTTATTGGGCCAGGATGCCCGATTACCGCACGCTCAATGTGCTGGGCGCGCAGCGGCCGCTGCCGGGCTGGTTCTGGACCGGTGAGACCCAGATGGCCTGTTTACGGGAAGCCATTACACAATCGCTGCAGACGGCCTATGCGCACCATATCCAGCGACTGATGGTCACAGGGAACTTTGCCATGCTGGCCGGCTGCCATCCGGACGAGGTGGATGCCTGGTATCTGGGGATCTATATCGATGCGTTTGAGTGGGTGGAGCTTCCCAACACCCGCGGCATGAGCCAGTTTGCCGATGGCGGCATCGTGGGCAGCAAGCCCTACTGCGGGTCGGCCAGTTACATGAGCAAGCAGTCGGACTACTGCGGCTCATGCTACTACGCCGCGCGTGACCGCCATGGCGAGCGGGCCTGCCCCTTGAACAGCCTGTATTGGCATTTTCATGCCCGCCACGCTGATCGTCTGAGCCGCAATCCCCGTCTGGCCATGCCCTATGCCGTGTGGCGCAAGCTGCCAGAAACGGAACAGCAAGCCACCTTGAAGCAAGCCGAGTTCTACCTGAGCCGGATCGAGACGCTCTGAGGCGCGGCGGCGGGCAACCCTCACGGTAACCCGTCGCCTCCTCATCGTTGCTGGCTGGGTGACTTACAGGACTTTCTTGATGTCCTGATAATGACCGCGGGTCTCCAGCGTCACCGTGACCGGTGCCGAACCCCGGTTGCGCCAGAACCAGCCATGGTGCCCATCGAACGCGGCCTCCAGCATGCCAGCCTCGCCCGCTGATCCTTTGCCCTTGCCGTAGCCGTGGTACTTGATCGTCTGGCCTTGGTCGCCATGGGTGTCGTAGTTCACCACGCCACCCTGCACCTGCCAGCGGAAGTCGATGCGATCGCCCTTGTTCATGGCCAGCTTGATCTCGGTGGCCTCATTGGGCTTCAGCGTCACCGTCATTTGATCCTGGCGCGTGCCTGCGTCCGGTGTGGCGACCTCTGCTGTGACTGGGCCGGCCGGTGCCGGCGCAGGCACGGCCGGCGCAACGGCCTCTGCCGTACTGGCACCCGTCGCTTCGGCTGCCAGCTGGGTCTTGATCTCGCCCATCCGGGTCAGTCCCAGGGACTGGCCGATGCCGGTGGGGTCGATGGCATATTCGGCGGGCAGGACTACGGTGATCAGCAGTACCGCAGCGATGACGATAGCAGCCAGGGTTGACTGGATCAGTTGCCGGCTGCTGGGTAGCTCGGCGCGGCTGGGCATATCCGTGTTGTACATGGTGTTTCCTCTGGGTTCAGGCGACGAAGTAGCCGGTGAGCTGCATCCCCACGAGGATGAAGCCGGCACACATCATGGCGATATTGGCGGTGTAGGCATGGCGCAGGAAACTGTCGGTCCGGCGCCAGTAGCTCATCAGGATGAGAATGGCTGACAGGGCAAGCAGCTGGCCGATCTCCACACCGACATTGAATGCCAGCAGGTTCGGCAACAGACCATCGCGCGCGATCTCGTACTCCTGAACCTTGGTGGCCAACCCCAGGCCATGAAACAGGCCGAAGATCAGCGTGGCGGTGGCGGTATCCGGCTGGTATCCGAACCAGCGCTGGAACGTGCCGACGTTATCCAGCGCTTTGTACACGACGGACAAACCGATGATCGCGTCGATCAGGTAGCCACTGATACCTATACCGAAGTACACCCCCAGCAACATGATGGTCGAGTGCCCGATGGCGAACAGGCTCACATACAGCCCGATATCGCGTAGCCGGTAGAGAAAGAAAATGACACCGAAGAGAAACAGCAGATGGTCATAACCGGTGACCATGTGCTTGGCACCCAGATAAGCAAAGGGCAACAGATGTACACCCGTGATTTCCTGGATATAGCCCTTGTCGCCGTCAGCCACGCCATGAGCCATGGCTGCCCCGCTGAGCCATAGCAGGCAGCAGAGCGCCCAGAGCACGCGGCCCGGGCTCAAGCCGGGCACGGCGCGCAAAGCCTCCGCGCCGGCAGCCGTGATCGTTCTATACATGATGGTTGATCCTGTTCTTGATTGAATGGAGGGCTGCGCATGTAGCCCGGCATCTCAAGCAAGTCAGGTTCTGGGTGGGCGCTCGAACGGGGCGGGTGGTGCGGCGATCAGGGAGAAGTGATACGGGAACTGCCGCAGCGTGGCGGCCTGGATACCCGGTATGACAAAGGTAGGCAGCATCTTGCCGGGATCGTGGGAGTGATCAGCGCCGTGTGTATGCGTGTAGCCCGAGTCGTCATGTGCAGGGTGGTGAGCATGATCGTGGAGGTGCACGTGCTCATGCACTGCAGCCGGATGCGCAGTATGCGCCACGCTGCCATGAGCAAGGCCAGCGATCAGTGGCACAAGCATCATGGCCCAGAGCAGCAGGGCGGGCAGCAATTGACGCGGGATGGATTTCATAAGGCAAACAGGACAAGTCGCACCAGTTTGCCGTGGATCATGAATGCCTGACAACTGCAGGTGCACCTGGCCGGCGGTAGGGCTGCGCCCGCTACTTTATCTGCACGGTCACCCCTTGCTTGAGGCAATGCACACTCGCCAGTTCGGTGGCGGATAGTGCCGCCAAGCGCGCGCGGTCATCGATCCGTACGCCCCACACGCGCTGGGTAGGCCCAGCGACGCGTCCCGAAAGCACGATGGCGGAGCGGGTGGATTCTCCCGGCAAGCTGCAGCGAGCCAAACGCGCATGGGCCGGCAGGGTGGGGAGGTCCTGGCTTTCTGTCAGGGCATAGCGTGCTGCCTTGCCGGGTAGCTGTGCAATCTGCCGGGCATACACGGCAACGTGTTGTGCCCCTTTAGCCAGAATCAGCATATCGCCAGCGCTGGGGGTGTGCGCAAGCTGATACACCAGACGCCAATGTTCTCCCAATTGCACAGGTGCGACGAAGGCGCGAACGTACTCCACGCCTTGCAGCTCTGCCCGCAGTGGCGGTGTCTCGGTTTCGGTCACCGGCGCTGTGCTGTCGATGGGTGTTGAGACCACTGGGGGCTCGCCTTGCAGCGCATGCACGGGCGCTGTCAGGATCGTGAGTACGGTCAGGCAGGCCAGCCATATGGACTGGCGGGCAATCGGCGCGGTCTGCCATGGCGTCGGGTCAGCGAGTGTGATCATGCTGTTACCCTCATGCCGCCGGTGCTTGCCTGAACCTGTGGGCCCAGCTCGCCCAGGTGCGTGAGGGGCAAGCCGGCCATGCGCACCAGTGGGGAACGGGGGCGGTAGGCGAACCCTTGGTGCACGCTGCGGATCAGGCAGATATCGTTGTCACCGTCACCGACCATCAGGGAGTGCCGGAACGGCATGCCGCTAAAGTCTTCAAGATGGACCAGCACATTCCGCTTGCAGATGGGGTGTGCCATGCAGCCTTGTTCGTGACGGAACAGGTCATTGATGCGAATCTCGCCCGTCGCCTCGCCGTTACTGAAACTCAGCACATGTGCTACCGCGAAATCAGCAAAAACCCGTTTGCGGACAATGTCTGCGGCGATGAAATAGCTGTCTGTCACCAATCCTACGCGGTAACCCTGCCGCCGTAGGGCCACCACGGCTTCCACGGCGCCGGCTTGCAGCGGGATCGATTTGGCGACCTTGACGAACAAGTCCTTGGGTACGCCTTGGAGTGCGCGAGCGATGCTGGCGGTGCGCGTGGCTGCATCCAGTTCGTGATGATCCAGTAGCTCGGCTAGCACCTTGTCCAACCCGGCTGCCGCGGCGAGATGCTCGATGAAACGACCTTCGAGCAAGGTGCCATCCATGTCGAATAGCGCCAGTTTTCCGCCGGGCTCAATGGCGTGGGCGATCACCTCGATCTCCGCACTGAGCTGCCGCTCATGTTCCATGATCTCGAGCAGCAGCTCGGGTTTGAGCCGGCCCACCATCTCAGCCCGACGCAGGATCGCCCGGCTGACCTCGATCGCCATCTTGCCGAGCTGATCCAGCGGCTTGCTGTCGTGCTCCACCAGGCCCACATCCACCTCCACCACAGCGGCACCCATGAAGTGGGCGTCGATCAGCAGCCCCACATCCACCC comes from Chitinimonas sp. BJYL2 and encodes:
- a CDS encoding ABC transporter ATP-binding protein, which codes for MTSTILTAQGLIKRYRDGESDTTVLKGIDVTLQRGDMVALLGPSGSGKSTLLGILGLLQRASEGELHIDGQRVDTLTETERARIRLRKMGFVFQFHHLLPDFSALENVAFPLATVEGGLHPALRQRAGDLLAAVGLADMARRPAGQLSGGQKQRVAIARALVASPLLVFGDEPTGNLDRENSRNVMSLLRQINQQEGTTFLISTHDPEIAAACDRQWHVSDGRLLVP
- a CDS encoding sodium-dependent bicarbonate transport family permease, with translation MQNLLDPAILFFIFGVLAGLLKSNLEIPPAISRFLSLYLLMALGLKGGFALAQTGLTVEVVRSLLIAIALAVIIPLVGYTVLKRRVAPLDAAAIAATYGSVSAVTFITATQFLDNRGIEYGGHMAAAMALMESPAIILAVILANQLRQQAQLATMGNGVAALATTPGPRPAIGKLLHESLTDGAQLLLIGAMVVGLLTGDAGKAAMQPFSGDLFKGMLAFFLLDMGLLAARQLPQLRQSSPWLAAYAIAAPLAHATLALLLAALLGVEAGNAALLMVLAASASYIAVPAALRVAIPEASPSLYIGMSLGITFPLNILLGIPLYAGMAEAVLG
- a CDS encoding efflux RND transporter periplasmic adaptor subunit — protein: MQKRHYIGIGCLLLALAAVLVWQRAAQPKPVPIEVLRPSEVNLDLGLTGRLQAQDRVTVAPLLSSRVEALHAEEGAMVKSGQLLATVSVLALSAQNEQARALRNQAAAQVAQLEQDLARERRLQQQGFLSDAALARRESELAQARAALAASTAGTRETVAKQQETRILAPMDGIVLRRLADPGAIVDGRNGIMELASPHTQLLEADIDEAIADQLRPGMAAKIRWQDKQLDGSVSYLAPDVDTATGGRLVRITPKQSLAAPIGRSMDLIIRVATLPDSITIPRSALLSGSTAQAAAQGTGEVLVLQGDKAVRRTIRFRDWPAERVAVLAGLRAGEQLVLSPRAVPAPPLRGVVTE
- a CDS encoding LysR family transcriptional regulator gives rise to the protein MNVTFRQLQLFLALAEHGSISAAAKACHVTQPTVSMQLRELSESVGLPLYEVVGKRISLTEAGHQLVETAQTMQRAWREFGEQIDQMQGLQRGRLKVAVVSTAKYFVPALLGALCRAHPAVDVSLSVLNRDGVLGRLTRNEDDLYIMSQPPQDAEIMAEAFLSNPLVLIAARDHPLAGRGATDLNALRQERFILREPGSGTRRAVDKHFAALGFDPSIRMELGSNEAIKHSVAAGLGLAVLSRHALHSDPALDGLAILPVAQFPIEANWYIVHLKGKRLSPIATEFLAHLREYASGLPGGAAVLP
- a CDS encoding ABC transporter permease yields the protein MMPFSTRVALRYLWSSPLQTALLLAGVGVAVLAFVFITSLINGLATTLTRQTIGNIAHITLEREPAGIRADWTEPGSTATQLLAEQVLELERPQIREWTALSARLDALPGVIGTSPEVTGAGFVRRSGASSPVSYIGVLPERASLIADLAGTLQEGKATLSVGEVLIGRDLANKLRLRPGSVLTLRGDNDTAVRLRIAGIFKLGISSVDERIVYLHLRNARVLAGLDNGISRIQLKLADPAAAPVLAAQLRRETGLKVYDWTEKNTQLKQALTAQGNTGRMIQTFSLLTMLLVIASSLLLSTQKRKAEIGIMRSAGVPRRFVFSVFLQQGIWIGWLGGVSGALVGWGFSSFLATLKRADGTQALPIDPQQGGYLIVISAAVVIGALAATLPAWRAAKLDPLEAIGT